A single Leptolyngbya ohadii IS1 DNA region contains:
- a CDS encoding aspartate/glutamate racemase family protein: MKTIGLIGGMSWESSIEYYRLINELTKARLGGLHSAKCVMYSVDFAEIETLQHQGRWQEAGLILIEAAQAIERAGADLIVLCTNTMHKLADEIQAKTQIPFLHIADATAERINAVGIQTIGLLGTRYTMEQDFYRGRLEQHGLNVLIPGAADRSIVHDVIYNELCLGIVQADSRSRYLEIVDRLVLAGGEGIIAGCTEIELLIRSEDCPVPLFATTRIHAEAAVKWALS; encoded by the coding sequence ATGAAAACAATCGGATTAATTGGGGGAATGAGCTGGGAATCTTCAATTGAATACTATCGGCTGATTAATGAACTCACAAAAGCCAGACTGGGGGGATTGCATTCGGCAAAGTGCGTGATGTACTCCGTGGATTTTGCGGAGATTGAAACGCTACAGCATCAGGGACGCTGGCAGGAAGCCGGATTGATTTTAATTGAGGCAGCACAGGCGATTGAACGGGCGGGAGCAGATCTTATTGTGCTGTGTACGAATACGATGCACAAACTTGCAGACGAGATTCAGGCAAAGACTCAAATTCCGTTTTTGCATATTGCAGATGCAACGGCTGAGCGAATCAACGCGGTTGGCATTCAAACGATCGGTTTACTGGGAACTCGCTATACCATGGAGCAGGATTTTTATCGGGGACGGCTGGAGCAGCATGGGCTGAACGTCCTAATTCCCGGTGCAGCAGACCGATCGATTGTGCATGACGTGATTTACAACGAGCTGTGTTTAGGGATTGTTCAGGCGGATTCTCGATCGCGTTACCTGGAAATCGTCGATCGTCTTGTTCTGGCGGGTGGGGAAGGAATCATTGCAGGCTGCACGGAAATTGAGCTGTTAATTCGATCGGAGGATTGTCCGGTGCCGCTGTTTGCCACGACTCGGATTCATGCAGAGGCGGCAGTTAAATGGGCATTGAGTTAG